The sequence below is a genomic window from Wyeomyia smithii strain HCP4-BCI-WySm-NY-G18 chromosome 1, ASM2978416v1, whole genome shotgun sequence.
GAATGGGCGATActgtctgaagtatcgatacctgagTACTCGAATACTTTTGCACAAAACGATACCAAGTATCGGGGCATCGGTATAgaaagtatcgatgccaaaatactcgatggtGAAGGCATTGGTGGTATCGGTATCGCTTCAAAGTATCGTTGGCAACGTATCGATACCGCTACTCATCGCTGGCAACGAGTgacgatgccaaaatactcgatactTCGGCTCCatgtatcgataccgttggtatcgatacAAGTATTGCCCATCCCTAacacatacgttgagatgttagcccttgaaacatggtaCGATCCCATTGGGTTGCTTACTTCAAAACAGTATGAAATCGCTTTCAGCTAATGCTCATCTCTTACCAGACAAATTCTACCCGCTGCAAACATTGAACGCACTCTACACCGTAGTCAGAATCCGTCAACTATCGGACTCATGCGCATAGCATACAAACAGCGACGGCTGTCAACTTTTCCAATAGGAATCAGTATCTCTTTACTGTGCGATGTCTTGTCGCCTTGGCAACCAGAAGgtgaaaaacgaaaaacaaaataaacgaGGCCTactagattttatatttttaatcaaAAGGATCGAGTTTCTTGCAAATTTCGGCGTGTTGTTAGCAATAACTTATCCGGAAAAATCGAATTTCGATCGGGAGCTTTATGAGGAACTGTGATTTTATCGCTCCAACGCAAGTTGTTTGCTAATTAGTCGGTGCAATAATTTTCTCCGTGATCCGTTTCGTTACCACAGCAAACATTGGTTTTGTTCCATTTGATTGTGCAATATTGAAGTTTGTACCAAAGCTGATTGAAAAttactattttcaatttaaagTGAATTTCTTTTTGAGCTACTCGAACAAAGTTATGTTACAATTTGAAAAACTTTGTGTCATTTGAGTACGAGTCGTAAGTGTGTTTACATTATACTGTATGTTGCAGAAGGAGGTGTCCTTGTGGCAAATCGGATACCTAAAAAAGAACAAATCCCACGGTTCCATGGAGATGTCCATAATTTTTGACAGAAGAAAGTCCTACCCGCTGGTCAGATATCAggtaatttttatgaaaattcgaatGATTACTAAAATACACTTCAGTATTGTAGAGTCAATAAGATACTAGTGTCACAAGCAGTGCTGATAAATTGTAATATTTTATTGTAAAATTGAAGAATAAATGTTTGGGCCAGAGTTACAGCAtcaatttgaaattaattcTAGAATTGCATTTTGTAAGGTGGATTGGTTACACTGGTTAACACAGGTTTTGTTCtagaacaaaacaaaagattttagcttataaaaataaaagattttagctttttaaccatttctgtgaattttggtgccccaagCAGAGATAACTTttttagagacttaaatgagttttcccttAAATGTAGAAGCGACGCATAGCTCACAACCAACATTGCCATGATTTTGAACATGGATACATGTAATgagttgaataaaaaaattgattttcgaaTATCGCTTAGAAGtagtgctcaaaagtttcgtcttctcgaaaaaaaccCTCCAGggaaaatttcaactgtatttgagtttgggaacacgtgcctcaaagtaGTCAAAGTTTCGCGAAAAACATCGATAGAACGAAAGCACAGCTTCACAGCACAGGTTAGTTCATGTAATTGtcgatatcgatattttttataacttatttatcttagaaatgcataaaacgtcgggATCTGGTATTATCTCGAAAAAATTTTTCCCAAAaattcgactttctgggactttgaaaatttttaagctTGGCGTCAATGGGATATAGGCGTCGTTCACAAATTGcgtaaggacttttttcgaaattttcgacccTCCCTCCCCCATAATAAAGCTtgggggtactgggggtaagcccggtactgagggtaagaccgtcacccctaggattttactagaaaacgctaattaactgtgttttggaatatgtgaagtgttggtatttaatatttcagacattttaagacacatcgaagccaccgtgaaacgtcaaaataatagaaaaaacatacgctactgcagctgatgcgtaaacggatgtaatttttcgtgagtggaacttaagcttttattcatttgaaaagactaaaataattctacaatttattgcctgtattgttagcaatcacaggaatttgATCTGAGGTAAACTGCCGTTCAACGCATAattgtcccatgttccaaaaCGGACAGCTGAGAAAAATGCGATTAAAGATTTGAAAAGTATTGGCCATCTGAGGCGAAATGGCAtatcaaaaaacaattttgtgattGAAATTGCCTCAAAGACCAACATATTCAATGAAAACAATCAAATTCATCATTTGAGGATTTAACTTACGGTCGTTTACAGAAAAAATTGTTCAGTGGGACTCTTATGCCTTGAATTATAGGATAAATTGGCAAATTCCACGCATAACAGTCCCACTGTGAATTCCGCATCGTACCACCAACTCGTGCAAATGACGattaagtttttttgttctgtttaagTCGTGTATTGTGTGAGTCGACTTGTTTTATTTGCCGGAAATTTCGCTCAGAACCGAAAATGAATGAGTTGGCCATGTTGCAAATATACAGAAGTATTGACAGTGATGATGAATTTCACGGATTTGATCTAATCAGCGCATCAGATTCCGTGGACGGCAAAAACGTGATTAATGGCAACCTACCAAGAAACAAAAGAAAGATTCACTGATAACAATTTTACACTGTACCAAAACCTTTCGTTTCAAAAGTCTCCTCGAAGGATGACCGCagaacgtaagcaagcattgcTGTCGATGCTTCATACAGTTgttcaagcaaataaattgagtttttacgAAAGTTTGCCTTCAAAGAAATGAAGTACCTACGACTGATAAACAATATAAGCAATTGTCTTCGTTTCTTGGGATTTCAATGTGtttttgtttaacattttttccgtttttgtgATTGAATTTCCATAGAATATGTATTTTGTTCGAAAGATAGCTAttgtatttcaaaataatgCCCCTCCCTTTTCCTGCCCTCCGCCATCTTTAGAAGTTCCTAACGTCTAGTTTTAAGGATTTCTGAACCCTACGCTTCGTAATAATGATATATAATTAACTAGTTGTGGAGATTACTCTAGCGGGACAGTTATGCGTGGAAACTCAACAATGGGACAAACAGATTTGGtactttttgaaacatttttagaATAAAATATTATTGTTGAAGTATTTTCCTGGAAATATAGTCAAAAAACCGACGTTTGGtgatgaaaagtaaaaatgaccaaaatgtaACATGGGACAATTATGCATGGAACGGcagtaaattgaagcgataaatttgtagaaatactctttttaaaaaaacgtgtgctgtcggggtaacaccgtcacccaaaGAGTgaggtaagcccgacatggtctgaggctagttgggtgttactgacacatatttctcatctattaccaaTGTTTTGCtgctaaaaaaataattaatccacttagaaccatgcactcaagttcttctgtgatttatgaatgattccaagggttattagaggtgtcaaatgtactgaatcaagtcacaaaactgaccgctttcccggtggtatttgaaatattctccggtgtggtcaatgtgattgttgtttattgtttattgttggtTTTGAATCATCTGACACATCggtggtcttaatgataaaaTAAACTACTTATTACTACTTAATGTTCACAAACAATATAGTGCACTTCTAAAACATTTAGGCCTGTCGTCTACGGAGAATATGCTTGAACGTTAGTACCGAGATGTTGAAGTCGGCTAGATCTGCTACAACGTTGAACCTGGTTTGGttaaactagttaataatatgatttaaagtgtcacatgataggcttgccgagtatcaaattctttccttgtttataaataatgttcaccggaacttgttccggcaatctcccCAGAACCAGCTTACCGACAACAactaaattcaacagtaacatacaaaaatgtaagatctctcatttggcggtttccgaattcaaattggttcagttaattcgagtaaattcaaaattgttataattgttataatttattaaaattcatCTGACAGAGTGTGTGTCTTAATGAAAAACTTAATACTAATGTCAATAAACTATCACAAAAGGTTACCTAACGCGAATTCTATTTTTCAAAGCTGTGCCAGTTATATTAAAATCGAACGCATCTGCTACTGTGTTAAAGCTGGCCGACATAAAGCGTATTGGGTCGAATTGACCATATTGTGCGTTGCGTTGAGGCAGGTTCAACAGGGATCTTGGTCTGAGAGATCGTTCAGGGGCATATATATCCAGGTGGCCGAGGATTTCCGGGGCGTCGATTCCATTTAAAAGAACTTTACCAATGAATACAGCTTGCGCCTCGAATCGTCTCTGCTCAAGAGTTTGCATTCCAAAAAGCCGACAGCGATCAGTGTAGGCTGGCAGATTTGAGGAATTGCGTCAAGGGAGGAATCTCAGCGCATATCGTACAAATCTACGTTGTACGGATTCAATTCTGGCAATCCAGGAGTTGTGGAATGGACACCGTACAACGGAGCAGAATTCTAAGATAGACCGCACTAGAGAGAAATACAGCGAACTGAGACAAAACGGATCACGAAACTCGTTGGCTATCTTAAACATGAATCCGAGTTGTCGATTAGCTTTAGCGATGATCTCGTTGTAGTGCAGTTTGAAAGATAGCGCAGTATCCAAAATAACTCCTAGGTCTCGAATTTGTGTCACTCTAGATAGAGACTGACCGGACATAGTATAATCAAATAAGATTGGCTTCCTTGTCCGATAGAAGGAGATGACACTACATTTCTGAACGCTTACAGAAAGAAGGTTTCTAGAACACCATAGGCTGAAAATATTCACTAGTTGCTGGAGCTCAACGAAGTCCGCATAATTTCTCACGAGTTTAAAGAGTTTAACATCATCAGTTTAACATCATAACAATTTACGGCAACCTTCCGGAAGTAACAAAGAAATATCATTCATGAATATCATGAAGAGTAGCGGTCCTCGGTTGCTACCCTGCGGGACTCCAGAGACATTCGTGAACTGTGCAGAAAACTCATTTCCTATCTTCACACAGAGTGTTCGATTCATCAAGTAGGAACCAAGCCATTGCGCGAGAATAGATGAAACTCCAAGTTTTCCAAGTTTAGCCAAAAGTATCCTGTGGTCTACTCGATCGAACGCCGCTTTCAGATCGGTTTATACTGCATCTATTTGAGCACCGTTACTCATATTTCTCAAGCAGGTTGAAGAGAATTCGGCTAACTTAGTCGTAATAGAGCGTTTcgggtaaaaaccatgttggtccgACGTGATGTAATGTTTGCAGCTGTCGAATAGGGCGTCGTTTACGATTATTTCCATTACCTTAGAGCATGCGCAGAGAGATGTGATGCCTCTGTAGTTTTTCACGTCACGTCTATCACCTTTCTTATACACGGGAAACATAATGGAGGATTTCCAACTGGAGGGAAACACGCGTTGTCGAAGAGATAAACTGAACAGCAGGCATAGCGGATGAATAAGGACAGAGGCACATCGTTTCAGAACGCATGACGGAATTCCATCAGGGCCAACAGCGAAGGATGATTTCAGTTTATCAATGGCAGTAGTAATGTGACGGCTTGTTATTTCAAGCAGATTGAAATCATCTCTAGGAAGGTAACTTAAAGCAGTATCAACCTGGGCATCGGAAGCAGTATGCTCATGAAAATTGTGCTGAAGGCTACGGGCAAATAGAGTACATTTTTCAAGCAATGTGCTGCCGTGACAATCACCAAGAAACATATCTACTGGTAAACCATCTTCTTTACGCTTAGAATTCACGAACGACCAAAATAATCGTGGATTCCGTCTGAGGTTACCCTGCATCCTGGAGGTGTACCGTTTGTAAAGGAAGCGGTTATATTTTCTGTATAACTTGCTGATTTCATTGAATCGATGCTTCGAAATTGGACAACGCGCTTTACAATAATGTCGCAACGCCGTGGAACGCTGTTTCTTGAGATGCCGAAGACGAGGATTAGACCAAGCGGGTTTTCTTAGAGGTCTTCGCGGAGGAACAATACGGTAGATTGCTGAGTTGATAGCACAGTTAAAGTACTCAACAGCATCATTTATAGGTGGGGAGGATTCCAAGAATTGCCAATCGATGCAAGAGAAAGCAATACTTAACGACTCAAAATCAGCTCTACAAAAATCAAGACATGGAACGTCACCAATGTCCTCAAATTGTACGGGTACAGTTACATCTATCGTTATATTTAATGCAGGGTGATTCGTATCAAGCGGCAGTAACGACTCACTCGCTTCAGTGAGTTCACATGAAGTGGCGTCATTCACTAGCACCAGATCTAGTAAACGATCGTAGTCGTTAGTAGCGTGGTTCACTTGGGTCAGGTTGTTTAAACTAAACCCGTCTAGCAAAGCGGAACAGGCAACAGATATCCGTGAATGAATCAGATCAATTGAAGGAATGCTATCGCTCCCACGTTTCCAAATTACGCCCGGCTGATTGTAGTCTCCAAATAGAAACGATAGATCATTTTGGTCTAAGCGAGAGGTAACGGAGCTGATAGAGTTGATATGGTTTTTGACAGCGGTCATGTCGGATCTACGATCGGGAGGAAGATAGACTACTCCCAAACTAATGCTGCGAGTTGGCATGGAGATTCTAATCCAGAGTTCAATGGTGTCACTTATTGGAGCCGGGTCAACACAGCTATTAAGGCGTTTAGATACAGCTATCAGTACACCACCACCACGCGACTTGCAGCTGTTATGACGATTACGGTCGCAGCGATAGACAGTGAATAAACTGCCACAAAATTGTGCGGAGTCAATATGATCGTCGAGCCAGGTCTCGGTTAATACAATAATGTTGTGGTCACATTCAGTAGCCGTCAAGAAAAAGTCGTCAATTTTGGTACGAAGTCCACGAACATTTTGGTAGTAAATGCGAAGTCCAGAGGAATGGTTATCAGCCGCAAGGCTACGTTCTGCGAACACTGGCGGCGGGACGTCAAGTTGCCGAAGACTGAAAGTGCAGTACGGATCAGCGGAGGGAACTGAAATTACGAAGTTGTACTTGCCGTGAGTAGCGTTTTGGAAGTCTCGTTCCCCGCTACCGCCCGTAGGACCGGGATGACTGATGAACGCAGGCAAGAAAGGCTCGACTACGGCGGGGGGGTCGGAGACTTCCATAGTACGTGAGCTAGTGCATCCCAGTGTTCCGCTAGTAGGTAGTGCAGTGTCGGGTGAAAAGTCGGCAGGTGGTAAACTGGAACACGGAAGCTGATCAGGTATGGAAGAGTTGCTAAAAATCGTATACTTGCCTGAGGATGAAAGTTGGGAGGCCCCTTCCTCAAACTCGAGCGTAGCGCCAGAACGACTCTGATGGCAGGAAACATAATTTCGTCGAAGTATAAACTGCGGGACTGGATCGAGCGGGTTGGGGTCTCCCATGGTGCGACAGGCAATGCGTTCTGGCGAATCCTGGATTAACAAATTCTGGATAATGGTGTTGAAGGCAGGTGAGACCCCGGAACGGGCAGCACCGTGATGGAAGGTGTATTCAAGCGAGGTATCCAAGCGTTTTTTGAATCGTCCTCAAATTCACGAAACAAAATTTCTTTCGGACAGGTATCAGAGCGAAGCGCGATTTCCTTGAAGGTTGGATCCATCCTAATTTTGTATGAGATAAAGCTCATTTTGCTTATATCGGCCCCTTTTTTCACCAGTGGTACTACTTTTACAGGACCATGACATTTCAAACTGTCTTTAACCAATTTTTCGATTGATTCCGGTTTGACACTGGGGTGAATACGTGAGAGATATAACCAAAACTGCTCAGCTGGCTTCGGAACGGTCAGGATCTCGGTCGAAACA
It includes:
- the LOC129717344 gene encoding uncharacterized protein LOC129717344 encodes the protein MGDPNPLDPVPQFILRRNYVSCHQSRSGATLEFEEGASQLSSSGKYTIFSNSSIPDQLPCSSLPPADFSPDTALPTSGTLGCTSSRTMEVSDPPAVVEPFLPAFISHPGPTGGSGERDFQNATHGKYNFVISVPSADPYCTFSLRQLDVPPPVFAERSLAADNHSSGLRIYYQNVRGLRTKIDDFFLTATECDHNIIVLTETWLDDHIDSAQFCGSLFTVYRCDRNRHNSCKSRGGGVLIAVSKRLNSCVDPAPISDTIELWIRISMPTRSISLGVVYLPPDRRSDMTAVKNHINSISSVTSRLDQNDLSFLFGDYNQPGVIWKRGSDSIPSIDLIHSRISVACSALLDGFSLNNLTQVNHATNDYDRLLDLVLVNDATSCELTEASESLLPLDTNHPALNITIDVTVPVQFEDIGDVPCLDFCRADFESLSIAFSCIDWQFLESSPPINDAVEYFNCAINSAIYRIVPPRRPLRKPAWSNPRLRHLKKQRSTALRHYCKARCPISKHRFNEISKLYRKYNRFLYKRYTSRMQGNLRRNPRLFWSFVNSKRKEDGLPVDMFLGDCHGSTLLEKCTLFARSLQHNFHEHTASDAQVDTALSYLPRDDFNLLEITSRHITTAIDKLKSSFAVGPDGIPSCVLKRCASVLIHPLCLLFSLSLRQRVFPSSWKSSIMFPVYKKGDRRDVKNYRGITSLCACSKVMEIIVNDALFDSCKHYITSDQHGFYPKRSITTKLAEFSSTCLRNMSNGAQIDAV